Genomic window (Lynx canadensis isolate LIC74 chromosome D3, mLynCan4.pri.v2, whole genome shotgun sequence):
ggagcaggaggaggagaaagggtgcGCAGCCCGGAGGCGGGGTGCGCCGGTGGGGTGCAGCGGAAGAGGGGGTCCAGGGGGGAGAACTTCGTAGCAGTCATCCTTTttaggaaaagagggaaaaaataaaaccctcccccaccgccgccttctccccaccccgccGCCGCACCACACACAGCGCGGGCTGCTCGCGCTCGGCACCGGCGGGCCGGGCGCGTCCTGCCTTCATTTATCAAGCAGCTTTTCGGAAAATGCATCTGCTGGTCGGAGTTTAATCCGAAGAGGATTCCTGCCCCCGTGCCCGGCTCGTCCACCGGCCCCCCGTCCCTGTCCGTCTCCCGTGGAGGCGTGAAGCGGTCCCGCGGACAGAGATCCATGTCTGTGcccgcgcgtgtgtgtgcgtgtgtaaatTGCCGAGAGGGGGAAAATCGCAGGACTTCTGCCAGTGCCGGACTGAAAATTGTAATTCatctgccgccgccgctgccttTTTTTTCTCGTGCTCTTGAGCTCTCCGGTCGGGATTCCTGCGGATTGACATTTCTGTGAAGGAGAAGTCTGGGAATCAAACTGGAAATTCTCCTCATTTGTCCCCACCGCACCCCACCCCCGACTCCTGATTCATTTGGAAGTTTCAGAGCAGCTCTACCTGGAGAGTTCTGGAGATCGATGGAATCTTTGCCTTacgcatttgttttgttttcacaaaaaaggaaacttgACAGAGGATCATGCTGTccttaaaaaatacaagtaagtTCTTTGCACAGGAAATGGGTTTAATGTAACTTTCAATGGAACACCTTTGAGATTTTGACTTTAAGTGCGTTCGAGTGAGTTGAATTTCCAGGCAGTTTAATACATTCTTGTCAGCCGTGTAACTTGCAGTGTATGCCCGGCTTCCACCCAGTGTTTAAAAGGAAAGTGCACCTGATTTTGACttagttttgtgttgttgttgttttttttttaacctttcagcATCACAGAGGAAGTAGACTGatattaacaataattaataataatgtgcCTCATGCAATAAAGATCCGaaaggaatttaagtaaaaatttccTGCATCTCATGCCAAGAGGGAAACACCAGAATCAAGTGTTCCGCGTGACTGAAGACACCCCCTCATCCAAGAATGCGAAGCACATCCAATAAAATAGCTGGATTATAACTATTCTTTCTTTCGGGGCCGTGGGGCGGGAGCAGGGGCGAGAGGTGCTGTTGGTCCCCGGCTGCTTTTCCTCGGGGGCAGGATGGCGCACGCTGGGAGAACAGGGTATGATAACCGGGAGATAGTCATGAAGTACATCCACTATAAGCTGTCGCAGAGGGGCTACGAGTGGGATGCCGGGGACGCGGGCGCCGCGCCCCGGGGGCCGCCCCCGCGCCGGGCATCTTCTCCTCCCAGCCCGGGCGCACCCCTGCGCCCGCCAGGAcctccccgccgccgcccccggtcgccccgccgccgccgccgccgccgccgccgcgggccCTGCGCTCAGCCCCGTGCCACCTGTGGTCCACCTGACCCTGCGCCAGGCCGGCGATGACTTCTCCCGTCGCTACCGCCGCGACTTCGCGGAGATGTCCAGCCAGCTGCACCTGACACCCTTTACCGCAAGGGGACGCTTTGCCACGGTGGTGGAGGAGCTCTTCAGGGATGGAGTGAACTGGGGGAGGATTGTGGCCTTCTTTGAGTTCGGTGGGGTCATGTGTGTGGAGAGCGTCAACCGAGAGATGTCGCCCCTGGTGGACAACATCGCCCTGTGGATGACTGAGTACCTGAACCGGCACCTGCACACGTGGATCCAAGACAACGGAGGCTGGGTAGGTGCATGTCCGCTTGAATGTGGGCTGGACGTTACCGATCTGAGGCTGAGAATCCATGGTTGAGTGTGGGTGGGCTTTTGGGCCAAGGGCAGGCAGGCTGATGAGCCAGTGAAGTAAAGTCAGAttgcccgcccccgccctgcccggTAAAGAGCTCTCTCCCTGCCAACCCTACTCTTGATGATCCCTTCTGGCCAAAAGTGGTTTTTCCTCACTCGCCATCCTTTGAGGTTTAAAGACCCAGCATTTGCTCTCCGGTGGGAGCTCGGGGTAAATGGTTATGCCTTCAGGGTTTCTCAAACCGGGGGCCCAGGTATCCTCGCCCCCACCCGGGAGACTACTCATGAACTAGACGTCAGGTTGGGTTGGCAGTCCGCATCCTGGCCAAGTTCCCCTGGGGGGTTGTGATTTGTACTAAAATTGGAGAACCACCCAATTAGAAGAACAGACCTCACCAGAGGACTAAGGGCATGCCTTTTCTGACTCACTTGGTAAAATCTGCCCAAAGAGGAAATCTGACGTAGCCCCCTTCCCTGGAAAACTTAGCTGTGTTTGTAAGGAGGTAAGCTGGCTTTCCGAAAGTCCGGGAACTTCATCCCGCGGCGTGTGTGCGGTCATTCCCAGTGGGCACGGCTGAGTGTCTTCAAGAACACTGGGCTAAGGAAACCTTATCTCATCGGTGACACAGAGTGTCCTGGCCACATGCTTTGTGTTCTGTTTCCATAACCGGTGTACGATTTTAAAGTTTACTGTAATTGTAGTATCTTTGACTTTTCACCGGCTAGGGTCCGCATCCTTTGGTGGTCTCCTCTCCTGAAAAAACTTGCGTCTGCGATATCCATATAAAGTGTggaagatttgtgtgtgtgtgattctctGGGGGAGGGGTCCAGATCCTAAGACTGAAGAATTGTCATTGAGATCTACATCTTCTATCTAAAATTACGAATTtaggaaaagagcaaaaggagTGATTCTTGTCTAAAAATTGTTTCGGGCTTTTTGTTTTAACTTGAAGAACGATTTATGAGAAAGGATGCAACTCAGTGCTTCCTTGTATGTAGTCTCTAGGGAGAATTAGTGATATTATTTTATAGGACCTAACAGGAGCACAAAACCTAGAAGTGACTCCAAGTGGATTCAGTTTCAAGGAGCACATGACATATTTTACTACAGTTTACAAGTGTGCTAACATTAaggccaagaaaaaagagaaaaagccaagagaaaagTCGATGGCTGACATGAAAATCTGATCCTACTTGGTCAAAGTTGACCAGGTATTGGTGCCACTGTTGAgtgtttaaaagtaaaatatcccCATTTAAATCTCTAAAATGTGAAATGCTCCTCATGAGTTGTTTTGTCGAGATCCCGTGTTGTCAGATCTTTAGTAATTCTGGAAGAATTCACTAAAGGgccaaagaatattttcttaaatgttcgGTTGAgtaggtggttttatttttaaccaccATCACCAAAAAGGTACGGAGTTCCAGACTCCAAAAGGATGGTTTTAAGACCAAAGTAAAACTGATTTGACaattctcttctgtatttttatgaaaaaatatttcaaaaatttctttctgGCTGAAAGGAGCCCAAGGTGGTAACTGTCATCTGTTAAgtaatttaataaatagaaaacagagcCATGGACATATGTTTATGATAGAGATTAAGACATGACCGGTCTTGTTTTGTTGCATTGTAGTATATTAACGTCTCATACAACTGGGTTTTCATTTTAAGTGAAGGCTCacttttaaactttcaaaatagAGTTTTGGGAGAGCCTATCTTTGTGGGCAACAGGGATCTGAGTTTGATGAACGTAGAGGCTATATTTTATGATGCCAAACCCATATCGACAGTAGAAAGTGAGAACAACAATCCTTTGAAAAACTTTCTGCCagtatcaaatataaaatatatagaggCACAAATAGCTGTTGATAAAATGCGTCGTTTTCAGGACAACATGTAGATGGATGGCTCTTTAGGAAAACAAGggaatttggcaaaaaaaaaaagggtatatGTCAGGAAATGTAATCATAAATGGACACTTTGGAATAAAAGTGCTAGCGTTTGAGAGTTATAAATGATTTACGTATCCTTTCATATTAAAATACTCTGAATACCAATGgtcaagtttcagaagagagctAGTACATTCTTCTGACCTTTGACAATGACTCGTGTGGTTTCTAGGCCTCAGTGGATCAGATCCTCTATTGCACGTGTAATCATGGGGGCTTGAGATTTGAagtccctttttctctttgctgctcTTGACGCAAAATCAGTCTTTTGAGATTAAGGAAAACTGTGTGTGTTTCATGTTCCATAACTTGGAGAAAGCAGCGTCTTGGAATGATAGGTGTCTGAGAGATAGTCCCAGAAGCCTACAAATCAAATAAAGACTAAAGAAGAAATTGAGTTAGAGTGGAGTGTGGTTTTTATTCCTAAGTCCGAATAAGGCACCGTGTGGCAGCAGGACAGAGGGAGCACAAGACAGTATCGGTTCTGGGAAATGTCTGAGGCTCTGCTACTCCAGCTGTGGTTCACAGACCGACAGCAGGAGCATCACCTGGGAGACCGTCAGACGTGCAGAATCTCCATTCTCACCCCACAGCTAACGAGTCTGAATTGGTGGGTTCACGTGAGATAGATAGAGGCTTTCGGGTGCACGTGAGAGTGAGAGACGTTGACTGTTACCTACCATTGGTTCCTGGGGACATCTTTTGGGAAAAATGATAATCTGGGGTGGATCCTACAGCGTCCGATTCCGGCGGCCTCACAGGTTTCTAGTATTGCCTAGAATGCTGAGTATTTCCCAGATGTCCACTAGTGTGATCTGATCCTTGGAAGAAATAAGTTGGAACGAAAGAGAGGAGATAATTTACCGTAAGCTCAGTCTTCTCGAGAATGTTTTTCGTGGTAGCTGTGCAGTTTGTATTGGCATTATTGGTCTCAATGAAGTGACATCGCTTTTCTATTCCAATCAAAGGCAGGCGATTTAGCTCTTGATGGCTTCATTAGTTATTATTTTACCCCCTCGTATAACATAGTTTGAGTTCTATAGGTGCATTGAGTGGCCCTCAGATTGCTTCAAGGGGAGGGGGCTCTTACAGTCAAAGCGTTGAGATACGGGAAAGTTGATGGTATCTCCCTCCAGGCTGAGAAATGAGACAACATTTAGCTTCATGTCCCAGAAGAGAGTGAGGTGTGGGCTCCTAAAAGAAAGAGGGGGCTTAACAGGAGATTAGCTTCATTCTGTTGATGAGATGGTGGTgttgtgactttttcttttttcttttttttttttgtcttctggtCTCTGTGGTTTAGGACGACAGGAACTTACTTCTCCACATCCAGTAGAGGTTAGCTTCCTTTTTATTAGTTGGTCAGCAGACAGTTTCTGCCTTCTGTGTGCAGTCCAAATCTACCAAAACATTTGATTAATTGGAAAGCAATACCGTGCTCATGCCAGTGTGCAAAATACGTGAAAAAGCATCATTTATCTAGCGGCTGAGTATCAGCTGCTTATGGCCAAGTTGGCAGCAGAACGATAGGGATTAAAAATAGTCTGAAGATGATCCAgccttaaataatatttttaatgatgaacTTTCCTTGGGAAAGTGTGTTTCTGCCTGCGAAGAATCACATGCTTCCAGGCAATAATTTACTTTGTAGAAAAAACTACATTATCGCCCCTCGAGTTTGCAAGTCACGTGCTGTTGAGTGATTATGTTTCGGGACCTTTGTAAAATTTTATGGTTCACTCagttcccttttctgttttagGGCTTTTGTTGCTATTTAGTGTCTGTTAAAAAAACGTGGCTTTCTTTTGTGAATCTTGTTACTTTTCGCTGTGCTTTCTAGTGAGAACTGATTGATCTTTTAGCAATCCTTGATGGAGCTGATACATTTCAGATTGCTTAAATGTCATTGAGCCACACAGCACATCAGGTAACAGAaagccacaattttttttttttaaagcagactcTTAAAGTCTTGCCTTACCTCTCTACTTCCAGTCCTAGTCAGCTTTTTGGAGGAAGGATAAAGTCACTCGTAAGGCAGGTGTGGGTGCTGCTGGTGTGTATTACTAGCAGTCGCTCCCAATCAGTTCACCCCACACCCATTTCTGAGGTCACTCATCAGGTTTTAGCAATAGCTGATCAAGGCAGTATCTCAGCACAAGTGCATTTGTGCTGGAAAAACAACACTGTCTTTGTAGTGTGCAAGTAGAAAGGTTTTCCCCCCAGAGATATATTGTATTTGAAGTTCAAAGGTTCCGTTAAACCTTTTTAAGGTAATCTAATATCACCTTATTCAGGTATAGCCATAACCTCGAAAGCTGGTCACCCTTTCCCCCAGCTACATACAGGAGACCACTCAGTGAATTTACTTCACTCCGaagcttttctttcattctccttGGTTTGATTCAAACAATATTAGCGTTTGACATCTAAACAGGATTAACACTGAAAATCATCCAAGGACTAAGACCATTGTTGGACAGACATGATTGCAAGGCTTTATGTGCCTGGCCCTGGGTTGGGTTGAGGACACAGGAAAGAGAGCTTTACCTCTGCCCTGGATGACCTCACAGGCTCGTGTTGCAGGTGTCTAAGTAAACTCATAGATACACGCAGCCCTATAAACACGATCCCGGATTCTAggattgagagagaaaaaggaaaaaacaaaccaacatatATTATTCTGCATACACTTCAGTCATTGTCTAAAGAAGTTACTTCTAACTTTTAACAACCATATGGCTGTTCATGTGTACATTAGGATTTAAATAGGAGGAGAAATGTAGATAATctaaaaaatacaacacaaaCACTTAAGAATACtgaaaggcgggggtggggggttcccTTGTTAAATGTTTACCCATTAAGCACTCTTAGTACACATTAAGAAGACTTAATAAACACCTGTCTtcagtttttaaagtatttccttAATTCTTTGTATGTAAAAGACAATCAAGTCTTTGATTAGGATGATTAGAATAATTTAACTTGAAGAACTGTCTTTTTCTTAAATCATCCTTGTATGCAGAAAAGTACAGGTTGATTTTGAACAGAACAGGGGCTCTTCCTtggggagagattttttttttttaataggatttattgttaagttagctaacataccgtgtatacagtgtgctcttggcttagGGAGTAGATTCCCGCGATTCATcacttccgtacaacacccagtgctcatcccaacaagtgccctcctcagtgcccatcccccgtttcccctgtcccccaccctgccatcaaccctcagtttgttctctgtatttaagagtctcttatggtttgcctccctctctgtttgaaactattttttccccttctcttcccccatggtcttctgttaacttggggagagatttttttttttttaaaagcttttgttttcttttgttttaggttATGGTACTGTTTCATTTACTGAGTGGCATCTCTTCCAAAACTGTTTATAGAAATTTGTAGTCCATGGTAGCATTTGTGTTCCTGAAGGGCAGGCGTCGTACTGTCTACCTGCTGGCACTCGCGGTCCTCCTTCTTTCCAGGAGACGGTCAAACTTTGGACATTACGACAAagccttttttcattttagaaagtacTTCTGTAGGCTACAGCTTGGTCTGATATACGCTCAACTCTATGGTGCTgacatttctctgctttttaCTTTAACCCAGCTGTCCTTCAGTGCGAATGATGCTTGAATGATTGTTTCTATCTCTCCAAAACCATTTGGGCTTTCTCGTGGGGACCCTACCCCCACCTGCCCATCATTCCACCACCAGGAGGCCCGGGTGtagctctcccttccctccctacACGGTCGGCGTCGAATTCACCTGAAGAAAAGAGCATCATGCCTGAAGTACCAGCAAGAGGGAGCGGAAAAGGGCCCTTCAGGGCTAGAAAATCACCTCTCCTCCAGGCTTGCTGTAGCGGGACGAGGCAGAATTCTGTCAGCAGACCCGATGCTTTCCCCCCAGAGATCATGAATTCCAACCACGTGCGGGGGGAAAAGATAGCATCTGCTGGCGGAACTCTTACTTGCTCTGATCTCTGCAGTGTGAGATTAGAAGGCTTATCCTCCAGCCATAGATAAGTTTTGACTAACTAAAACAGCTAAAGTAATGTATTCGAGACTTCTTCCCCAACCGCCCTCTTGAACCTGTTAGAAAGGGAATCTCCCTGCCACGCCGGGGTGACCCTTTGTAGCACCGTACGAAGCGCTGCTCGGGTGATTTTCTTGGGCGATTGACCGGATTCGCTGAGCCATTTCCCTGCGGAATGTGGACCTCTCGTACACATGACACGTAGAACATGCACTTCGCTGGGAAACCGTCGGGAAAATTTGTGTTCTCGTTCTGTTCCCTGTTTTGCCTTCCGAATTTCAGGGATAAAGCCAtattccatttttagttaataatCAGCTCATTGGCTCTCTGGGGCTTTGGCATAATGAGTCAGAAGCTTATGACTGACCCCACTCTCCTCTTTACTCTGCCTCCTGAAAACAACCCGAGGACCCACTGTGTCAAGTGAAGCTTAATATTCAAAGGAGATTTTCCATTAAGACTAATACAGCTTTCTTGTGACACTTCCAATTACTAtctctctgtttttaactatCTCTTCTTAGCTGTGGAAACATCGAGAGCCTGCGACTTTTAATGCTCAGAGGACCAAACAAGGGATCAGTGTCATAGGccatttcttcttttgacttttccCATCACCTCGTAGCTGAGAATGAAGATTTCTCCTGCCTGTACGACACCACGAAGGTTATATCTGTGGAGTCACTCTAGAATTGAATTTGCGGCCAAGTGTTCCATTCAGGTGCACTCGAATTTCCAGGCGAATGTGGACAAATACTTAGTACTCTTAATTCACTGCCTAGTTGCTCTATATATTACCTTCTTACAATTAGaataggaataaaattaactGCAAATTATAGCCTCAGCTTTGGAGattgattttttatcctttaaggaaagaagaaaggtcagTCCATAAATGATGCCAGTTGGCACTTCTGAGTCTAAAATTTCAGGACTCCCTCCTAGTCATTTCCGTTGTGAATTCCTGCcagtatctctttctctccctccctccctccctctctctgtctttcgtTTTAGGACTGAAAACTTTGGAGGTGGCTTGAGTTTTTTTCATAACAAATTATAAGGAAAGTGAGGCAGGGCCACTTACTAAATATTAAAGTGACAGTGCAAGAAGAAAATGGCGTGAGGAAGTCTTCTCAAGGAAAATGAGCAATTGTTTACAAAGCTGAACtcacaaagggcagagagagaaatggaaagagataaCTGGACTCGAGACGTCAAAGCAGACAGGAATCTGTGAGGCATAATTGGGGAATAGTGGGAATAGTAAAGAGTCTGGCTTGGTTGGGGCGTAGAGATCGCTCATGCGATATGACTGGTCCCCAAGCTGAGAGGGTTGTATTTAACTTGGTAGAAAGTTACATGGAAACGGTTATGGAAAGGATATCGAAACGGTTCTGACGCAAGACGGGATGTGTGGGCTTGTGGGAGATTGCTGGACACTGGGAGACCAGATAGGAGGTTTGAACCATGGTGGCAGAGTGGGGAATGGAAAAGATGGGGGGCAGATATGGGGGAAAGGCCTGACAACAGATTGAAGAAGCCAAGGACTCTGGTCTGAAACCCAGCTGGTTCAAAAAATGATATTGTCCTCAAGAGAGAGAGGACAGTCGCTGTTTGGTGGGATAAATGGGATGAAGTTAATTTTGGACATTTTGAGATTCCAACATGGGTGTCCAACCCACGTGGAAATGCCCAACAGCAGTTGGCCTTAACGATCTGGAGCTCAAGAGAGAATCTGGGGCAAGAATACAATATGCCTTTCCCCCCACACCATGTAGatttcccatttccttccttcatttccaaaAGTGGTCCTAACTTCCCACGCTGAATGCATACCGCTTTTCTCCAGAAGTCCTCCATAGACCTCTATGGATTGGATGAAGGTGGTTAACTTGGGAGTTCTGCTGTTCAAAGCTTGGCTTCCCACTCCAGTTTGCCTCCTGAAAAAACAATCCAAACTGGAGTCAAATTCGTGTTGTTCCAGTATCTTAATAATGACCACCATTTGTGGAGGTCTTCTAAAATCAAAGTGTTCTCCTCCACTTCCTCacttaatgaaatatttctcttATTATATTTATCCTCTACCCAGCAGAGTAGGTACCAGCACACACAGTAattgtattgaatgaatgaatgaataaaagattaTGTGAGAGGGACTTTGATCATCTAACTCATCCTAACCAACTAATGTTCTCCTACTCCCCTTGctgtagagtgtgtgtgtgtgtgtgtgtgtgt
Coding sequences:
- the BCL2 gene encoding LOW QUALITY PROTEIN: apoptosis regulator Bcl-2 (The sequence of the model RefSeq protein was modified relative to this genomic sequence to represent the inferred CDS: inserted 1 base in 1 codon; deleted 2 bases in 1 codon); protein product: MAHAGRTGYDNREIVMKYIHYKLSQRGYEWDAGDAGAAXPGAAPAPGIFSSQPGRTPAPARTSPPPPPVAPAAAAAAAAGPALSPVPPVVHLTLRQAGDDFSRRYRRDFAEMSSQLHLTPFTARGRFATVVEELFRDGVNWGRIVAFFEFGGVMCVESVNREMSPLVDNIALWMTEYLNRHLHTWIQDNGGWDAFVELYGPSMQPLFDFSWLSLKALLSLALVGACITLGAYLGHK